AGATGATATTTCACCAGTTCCTCTATTTCATGTTCCCACATCTGAAAATTCCACCTTCAGACTACATCCCAAATTTGGGTACTTGCCCTGTTGAGATAAAACATTGATCTAGCTAGCCTTCAAAACATGTCCAGTTCCCAGCGTTCTAGCTACTTAAGTAAGAAGAGCTAGCTGTGATTTAACAGGAGCAAGACATTTTAACTATTACCACAAAAAATGGgtaagaaggaaagaaaaaaaaaccccaaacctgaaGCCTGAAATAGTAACTACTATAGCATGTCTTCTGTGTTTATTAAGGATATTATTAGTCAGACTATATATgattgtgggaaaaaaaaaaaaaaagacttgggTTTGCTTTTATATATCACCATCATTGTCTCACTGGTTAACAGCAATATTACCCTTCTCAGAATCTGCGAGGTTTTGGGCACCTCCAGTAGTACAACATACACTCAAGGTTTTGGTCTGTTGTGAACTATTCAACCCGCCCTTTAATGTTACTGCACCTCAGCTGGGGCAATCCTGGTTGTGtgtacagactggggaatgagatactggagagcagagctgcgggaagggacctgggggtcctggccactggcaagttgaacatgagtcagccatgccctggcagccaggatggccagccctgtcctggggggcatcaggcacagcatggcCAGCTggacaagggaggggattgtcctgctctgctctgcactggggcagcctcacctcgagtgctgggggcagttttagGTGCCAGAAtacaaaaaagacattaagctcTTAAGAAaccatccaaaggagggccatgaggatggtgaagggccttgaggggaagccatatgcgTAgcggctgaggtcacttggtttgttcagcctggagaagaggagactgaggagagacctcactgcagtctaCAGCTTCCTCACAAGGAGAAGCACAGGGGCAGGTACCAATCTCTTCTTCACTCTCGtcagcagtgacaggactcaaggaaATGGCATTAAGCTCAGTCtggggagatttaggttggatatgaggaaaaggttcttcacccagagggtgtttgggcactggaacaggctccccagggaagtagtCACAGCAGCAAGCCTGACAGAATTCAAGAAGCGTTtagacaatgctctcaggcacatggtgttgttcttggggtgtcctgtgcagggccaggatttggtctagatgatcctgatgggtcccttccaactcagtataTTCAATGGTTCCATGATTATCTGGGCTCTTGTAAAATCCCTTGTGGAATCCCGTGTCTCAGATACTCCATATTTTAATCCACAACACAAGAGAAATCACAAAATGCTCTGGGAAATTGATTTCAGCATtcctagaaacagaaatgtttctagAACTCACGAACTTTTTTGAAGTCTTTTGGTTCAAGTGCAAAATGCATCtcacacaaaataaacaaatgaacaaaaatctACACACAGTAACTACAGCACAAGATGAGAGCAGGAACATGTGATACTGATAAATATAGAACAGGTACATTAAGTCAGTGACAACAACTATATAacctgcaaaatgaaaaatgttcgAAGCAAGTTTGAATGAGGTTCTCTCAGCTAATTTTATAGCTAAGTGAATTGCActttgtgtttaaaaagaagTGTACTTACGCAGCAATAATAATGATCCTAAGATCATTGCAAGGATGGCCCAGAGACCAAGGGTAACATTTCCACCAGAAAGCTGACGAGTTCTGCCATCGCATTCAGTTGGAGTAACACAATCGCAGAGGTTAACTCTTACAATGTTCTCGCCTATCTTTCCTCCATTATCAGTCACACTTACAGGAATTTCATAAATTCCATATGGAGTATCACTCTTTGGTGAAAGATACCAAGAAttatctgtaaaaaaaaaagacaaaaccagatCTAGGGTCAACAAAACCTGCAACTCAGTTGTTACAAATGCGACCATAATCACAGTTTTCCCTTCTGTTACAGCTATACTGCTACCAGATCCACATAAATTAGCTTAAAGTTAGATTAAATGTGTTGATACAAAACTACAGCTTGAAAGGTTTTATACTTTCAGCAACTTTTAAATGTTGAACTGAAAAAGCATACCTTATACAACCTCCTGAAAACACATGCTTTGAAACTCTGAAGTTGATTTAGTTCATTATAGGAAATGACACTACTTGGGCTTACTAGTAAAGACCATCAACTAAACTgacatttattaaaaagattTTTGGTAGCATGATTAGAATAATTAATTGTAAACTTAATTTATACCTCTTCTACTCTTTAGTTCTATGGCTGTATTCAGTGAGAATGACTATttccagtggggaaaaaaaatccatttaatctGCTGCCCTGTTTAGAGGCAATGATTAATGACCATATGCTTTAAGGGGGCAAAAGAAATAACTTGTGAAAAAATGTACAAGACTGACACTGATGTACATAATGGCTGTTTTATGATGAGCTATATGAAACAACATGTATCATCCAAAATGTGGGTTTCAATTTGCCTAACATAAAACCTGAAATTCGATGTCTTTGCTTTCAGACTTTTCCatcttttgcctttctttagTGAATATATGATGGAGCACTTCAGAATCAGACCCTTTTCAACTAATTTATGTCACCATAGTAGCAACTGCATGTTGCTGCTCTTGTTGCCATCATCTGGTAACCACCAGGAAACCACCACCCGCTATAACTTTTTAAATCAACAAATTTTAGGAAACAGTGATTCCTTTGCTAATAAATTGTTCATCTACTtctataaaaattataaaaataaaaaagatattaaaggAGATAGTCAGGCTTTCTTTCACCCAGCTCAGCTTTACGAAAAGTGTGCTGGGTAATAGCAGTACTAACAAacttcaagaatttttttttgtcagcctATAATCAATTTTAGGTAAAGTTTCAGTTTTCCAGTTCTCCACCATAATAACAGACTaagaaaagttgtttttcttcGGAATACTAGccattttattcttaaataGTTTATGAATTATAAATCTATAGTTCCTTTTCCAGTTCCATATAAATTATGAATTTATAGTTCCCCTTTGATGCAATGCATTACATCGGGTTTTGTTCTTTCTCCTGATCTTCTTACATCATAACTTCACACAGCAGCTGATTGCTgacccagggatgctggggacaGATTCTTAATTATGCTTTAAGAGACAGATATGGTATCTTTCCCCTTGCCTTTGGGATGCCAACAGTGCCATCTTCTCTATGGTTCCCTTACCACTAGAGGGGAACTAGAGGAACCACTAAAGACCATCAGTGAGCCCCATAGTAGCTCCAGTGACTACACCAATTCCAAACAGAGATTCGTCCAATCCATTCTTGCAGACCACGCAAGGGAAAGACAGCAAAGCCTCCTCTGGCAACCTGCAGctgagtgaggaggaggaagcttTAACCTACCATCGTGTGGAGTTAACTTCCACATGGAAGCCAGGTTTCGGTCAGTTATGCGATACACAAAGGGTGCGCTGTAAGGAGCCTCATCTCCATCCTGTGCCGTGAGGCAGATTGGTTTTCTGTCTCTGCACATGATATAGTCCGTTTGAGTGATTCGTGGGAAGTTCTTGTTGCCAGGCACAATGCAAACCTGAATTGTTCCAGTGCCGGTTTTACCATCTAAAAGATAAAATAACTAGGTTTAGCACTTACTTCTAACATTCACATACTGCTTTCTAGTCCAAACTTTCACAATTAAATATCATCAACTGTAATACCCATGTTTAGAAGTAAGGTGGAAAGCAACTGCTGATTTagccagagagagagggagttCTTACAGCCCTCTCTTGGCTGCTTCTTTTTGCTTGGCTGGTTGCAGATGCATCAGCAGCTCCCACATCTCCATGTTCTGCGTGTGCAGACTGTATTTTGTTGAGCAGGTGGGTCTGTGTGGGAACACATACTACTCTAACAGAAGGATAAGAGGAGAAAGAGCTCATAAGCCAGGAGTAAAGGACGCTAAGAcaaagagagacaaaaggagaaagtgaagatttccagctttttaacttcaggaaggagaaaattaattatacTTTCCCTACCTTCACCTCCCCTGGGAACACAATCACTAAGGAAACAGGAGACTTCTTTCTGTCCTCTACCCTCTAAGTCACCAGGCATTCATTAGTGGCATACACTATGCCACCAGTCTACATGCAAGAAGTGAATGAACTCTTCCTCCTAATTACAGTTTTTCCAATACACAATTGGTCAATGCTTGTATATGCATCCCAGTGAAATTACATCAAGTCTACTTTTTAATCCTTTCTCTAGAAACAGTTGATTGCAGATGCCTTTATCACGTTTACTTCATAGACAACAGAAGTTCTACGCAATTTAGATTTGTACTATTTACATTTAACTTTAATATGCAGACTTGGACAGAGTTAGAATTTTTTGCTGCAAGGTCAACAACTTGTTTGCAAAAAGTCCTCTCTACTTTCTCTGTTGTCTAGCTCACAGATGCCAGGAGAtaccatttaaaaaagaatagtcaagaaatagaagaaatataATCCAAAGGAAAatctctcattttaaaattactgaagGATTTTAAACAGGGCAGATAACTTCTCAAAACAGGGATCTTGCCTGATTTCTAAAGGCTCTCCCTGCTAAATAATATTCTCTAAGCATTTGACAGAGCTATCACAAAGACAAGACAATGGACTAGGTGGGCCACTGGTCTGAACCACTACAGTTGTCCCACTAAGTTTGCACATAATCATCTGTTATAGACCACAGAAAATGCCAACATTAAGTACTCACTTCTGTCTATTGCGAGGACTGTGATATTGCATTGACCTCGTCTCATTTCTCCTATGTCTCGGTCCAAGACCCTAACAGTTCTGACTTCACCTGATCTGTCATCTATGTTGATCCAGTTACACTGGCCAGGTGGTATCCGGTATCTGTGAAGAATAATTTGTCTTGTTAAAGATCCCAAATGTAGCACACgtgtatgtacacacacacatatttagATACATGTATTCATATACACTGATGGGTGTGGAGGTGCACGCGCATACATACAGCCTCAACAACTGTTTCCCCTTTCCCTTATCCCACCCATGCTGTACTCCAAAATAACCCAGTAGGTAAGGTTGTTTCATACCTTATGCCCTCACTATTTCCAGTTTCTGGATCTTCTGCTACATATCTCCCAATAGCTGTCCCAATATCTTCGCATTCTTTAACGTCCAAGCGCAACAGACAGGGTTTAAACACCGGTCCCTCATCCACATCCAGGACATGCACGGTGACAGAGCAGGTGCTCTGGGAAAGTTGCTGTGAATGGGGAGCCAGCAGGTAGGGTGCCTCATTGTTGACTCCAATCACCAGGACCCTTTGCTTGGCAGTTTCATAGTCCAGTCCCTGTAACAAAGGTGgagtgttggtttttttccttcaaacagTACAAAACTTAACATTGTTTTCCCCACGCCATTATTACAGCTGAAACTGTACCACATTTATTTACAAAAGAAGCCAGCTATCCTCAAATATCCACCTTGAGACAGAGTAAAAGgacatgatttttaaaaaaaaaagttgagttTCAAGCTAGTCAAAGAAAAGGGCCTGAGAAAACACCCCTAACAAGACAAGCAGTACCACTGCAAAATTTTGGATAAATAGTCCGAAAATTAATTACTAAAAGACCAGAAAGCAATTAAATGCTGTGgaagattttcttcttccataTTTAGTTGGCCATTATTTTAGCTTGcatgtatttcctttccacCACTAACCAATCACACTTCTTTCTAGTAGCTACAAATCCACCTGAGAATTTAAGGAGCTGGCACTAAGTAGCTACCATTTATTCTTGAGACACCTTCTCCAAAGTCATCATTTGCCTTTAATAGAGCTAATTTTATCCTAAAGTCATAATATTCTCTAGTCTACTACAGCGTTACAATAAATGTAAGAAATTTCAACTGTGTTCATATACCAGGGACAGAGCTTTAGAAAAAATTCTAATGATTACAAgtaacaaaaaaccctcaataatgtaaataataaaaaaattactggcCTCTCTATCTCTacaatttcaaattttaatattaatcttTTCTGCTCCTTAGAAGTTACCTTTTATGGCAGTTTTAACAGGTAATGAAAAAGAGGCATGAAGAGGCAAAGGGATGTGCTAGAGTACAAGGCAATTGGCATTTTACCTCATATCTGCAAAGCACTTATAACAACGAACAAAACTGACCCAAAATCTTTTATGTATATGGACTTCCTCACATGCCAGAAAAGTGAACCTGAAGTCAGGacactgcaaaataaaacctggaGAGCTTTTTGCTGAAATAGTGAGTTTATTTAACTCCCTTATTTAACTCCCTGAGAGAACAAGACTGGAGAAGGTGCTCAACCTTTCCCTGCTTTGCCACTCTcttatttctgttaaaaaccATGAAGCATTCCTTAGTTACATCTCTAAGTCTAAACAACTCCAGCTGTGGAACCAGGCAAAAGCATCAAGctcttctgaaattttaaacCAAATTCTTTGGATTCCAAGCACACAAAATTGAGGAACAGTCTGGAAGATGAATTATGTGTGTTATGTGCCACACACAAGCCTCAACCGCTGTGCCTAATGCAATCTGCTCTTCAAGAGAGTTCAGGTCAGAAGAAAGTCTGATGAGCCTGAGTTACAGATAttctttgaataaaaataattcctagATTGTTGGTTTTAAACCCAAAACTTGAAAATCCATAAATTTTCCTCTAGCCCTTCAATTTTTACTTACCTTAACAACACACAGTATTCCTTCATTTGTGTTTTTGTCTGTTGTAATTTCAAAGGCCTGGTCATCATTTCCTCTTATAATTTCATATACTGCTCCTGAGCCAGGTGAACCAGGTTCATCAAGATCAACAACAGAGACTCTCAGTATTTCTACACTCACTCTGTTTTCCTCCACTCGTGTTTCATACTTGGagtacacaaaaaaaaaaaaaaaaattaaatcagagaATACTGTTGCATGAGGCAGGACTAGAAGAACACCATATTTAAATAAGACTACTTCAACCTAAGGGGTCAATTTACCAAACTGCTgtattgatttattttgttgatTTGTTTCCATAAATTAGTATATTTTTCCCACTCCTCCCTTATACCCTGCATCAAACAGTAAACCTTTCCTGACAGCACAGTTGAAATACCAGCTTCTTCATACACTCAAACTATCACTGACATAATTAATTCTGGAATTCTCCTTCCAGGAAAGGTAAATTAGCACAGTTTCCCTCAGTTACATCAGCTATAGATTCTAATTTGCATACAACATGATCAAGCTGAGAATTAGAAAAGGCATTGggctaaattaaaaaatatataaattaacaAACCAACAAGAACTTGAAGAAAAGCCAAGAAGGATTAAATACATCTCTACTCAGATGGCAAAagataaaaggattttttgtatttttttatctttttaaagagCTGTGTTATTCTCTACAAGCCGAAGAAGAGCAGGTAAGAGTGATTCTCAATTAATATTGCTGATGATATTCTACAGTAGTGAACAGAAAGGGTAAACTACATGTAATCCTTATGaataatgaattattttttcatacattttGTATTACAAAATCTCCTGTAGTTTATGACATGTGTACACTGTTATTGAGACATACTCTTTGCCCTGAATCATATACATGGCTGGAATAAGCAAAGACATTTATATTGGCATTAACTGTCTCAGGGCATTAGATTTCATATTTGAGGGACTGTCCATCAGGAAATTAGAAAGGggatgaaaatacttttttttttttaccttcataAAGACATTTTACTTATGCAGACTTACTTGTAACTGTTTAAAGGATGGTGCATTGTCATTTGTATCTTCAATTTTGACGACAACTGTTCCTGTAGTGCACAAACCAAAAGGCTGACCTGCCATATCTCTCACTTCAACTAACAAAGTGTAACTGGGTACGAGctaaaaagaagaataaaagcaTAGAGAAGTTTGTCATACtcactttttaaattgcatAGTTACACAGAGGAGTAGAACTAAATGTTTCACTCCTGTTGCACAACATTGCTCTAAATTCAGTGCTCCTCACAAAATGAGACAATTcgctttggggcttttttcacTATAgctcaaaaggaaaagcagcaaaatatttttccgTGGCTAAGCAGTGCTGAGCTCAACACCTGTTAGTAACGTGCATGCTATATCTTGTATCAAAGAAAGCTTCTCACAACATCAGCATTATTTTCCAAAAACCTGAAGTTTTGGAAGATACAGACGACACACTTTCAGCTGTTATTTGTCTGCCCTTTGGAGCAACAGAGTATTCCCTTAGGTTGCCAGCAGGTAAAGTGTTTCGATGCACGTCTCTTATTTCACTGAGGATGAATGAAAACTGTGCTGCGACCAGCCTCTGTCTGGGCAATACAGGATAAGGCAATGCCTGCCATTTCTCAGTCTGGCACTGAAGGAGTCAATGTCCTTATCAGTTCCAAGGGGCTCCCTGATAAGCAGACCACTTAAATCCCTGACTTGAGCCAGAAcagcagaaagctttttttttaatgtgaacaACCAAGGGGAAGAAAAGTGTGGGTGGAGGGGAGGGAACATAAGACAGTACAGAGGGATTAGGCATAAAAAGAGTAAGTCTGTAAATCAAGACAATAACTCCAGTTCTGAATGCCTGGAAGTAGCATTCAGTTTCTCTGGTGCAGGAAAGAAACCTCATGTTGTATTTCATAAGTTTATCTTTAAAAGATAGGCAGTGGACTAGTTTTTCAATCCTTTCTTCTTCACTGTGACAACTTCCTTAGTAGTCACAGTGACACTCACAATCACTGCAATTTGCTCTGGCTAAAAAAGTTGAGCACTGTATCTGCATGTGCAATATTTTGCAACATTCTGTTTTATGTGGACTTTCAGCCATGAAATAATGTAAGTATGCCATAATATAACTCCTTCAATCTTCAGAAAAGATGTGCCTGTAGCAATGTTTTCTAGAATGACTGTCTTATGCtagaattattattttgaattaCACGTGCCTGTCATTTTTCTTCTAGCATAAACTATCTCTCACATGacattctttcaaaaaaaaagaaatcttgtaTCTTATTTGCTTGAAAGCTAGctgctaaaaataaatgggtggcactttatttttaagaaatggtATATTACTGTTTAGGTTTCAACTATTGGAGATATTTCTAGGTAATAAGGGATGATTGACTACTTCCAGAGAACCTGGTTCATCTTctctgtgaagaagcaagaagCACTGCAAATCAATCTTAATTAGGAGGAAAAAGTAGCTTATGGGACTCCTGaacacagaaagaataaaaaagtcaTAGGTTGAACAGCTGAGCAGTAGGAAGTTCTCTGCCAAGGTTAGCTAGAATATGGTAATCTATGCAGAAACTCTCTGGACTAATTACAGGTCTCTGAAAAGCTTCAGAAGGTCCTTAGAGACATTAACAAAAAATGGGTAACAGAAGCTACGTCTGGTGATTTCCATGCCAgcatttcataaaatcataggagggcttgggttggaagggactctgaagatcatttagttccaacctGCCAATGCCATGAGATTCCACCCTATGAGCTTCCATCCACTAGCTCAGTTTTCTCAGGGCTCTGTacaaactggccttgaacacttccagggatggggcaaccacaacctctctgggcaacctgctccagtgcctcactagcctctgagtaaagaatttcttcccaacatctAACCTAAATATCTCCTCTGTTAGTTTAAAACCACTTCATGTTGTCTTATCACTATCTGCCCATGCAAAAAAAGTCACTCTCCTTTTTTATAAGCCCCTTTCAAGAACTAAAATACTGTAATGAGTCTTCTCTTCCCTAGGCTGaacaactctctcagcctgtcttgaCAGAAGAGGTGCTCCAACTTTTGGATTTGAACTTCTTCAcatccctcctctggacctacTCTAACAAGTCCatgcccttcctgtgctgaggagcccagagctggatgcagccctgcaggtggggtctcacaagagctTAAGAAGCTATCTGTGTGCACTAGATGACAGCTGAGAATGTTCCAGGAAAGATCACCTCtctgtccagctgtggcagTAATACAGAGATGACACCAGTGTCACCATGTAAAGAAAACGCTGGGGTAATTGGTGGGGTTTGTGACACAATGCGGTATTTCAACGTGGTATGCAGAGTATAAGGCTCATCTCTGTCCTCTGCAATCACTTTTCCAACAACAACACCTGTGAACACAACACAGCAATTTTTAGTTCCAGAAAAATCTGCAAatagtaaaaaattatttgagtgggtatttctgttttaaacatGTGAAAATAGCTATTTGATCATTTAGCTCTAAATGAAAATGGTATCTAAAGCACAATAAATAGcagcaaaaataaagtaatGGTGTAAAATTATCTATTTCGTcatctgggcttttttttttcattcttagaCAAAGTTGTGATTATTGCAGCTGTCAAAAAAGaataatcaaaagaaataatggaagtttttatttcaattagTGTTTTTGACATTGACTTCCAATTAAGCATctcaaacacagctgaaaagcTCTTGTCAGGGGGCTGGAGCTTTCTGACATGGGTCAAACTGCACTACCACCTCACACAGCAATGCTGTACCACACCCCATAGCCCCAGTGGGTTTGGAACTTCTCTTTAAATCAATAGCTCACACAGTAAGAAGTACAGCACTTCAGAGAATGAAATACAAGTGGGTTTTTGGGATAATGGGGAAGACACCTCGCTTCCTTTTTTGTGAAGCAAATCAGACTTTCCCCACTCTATGATCCTGGCCTAGGAGAtgaatggggaatgggaaacCGTGGCTCTTGCATTCCTTATTTTCTGGGGTCCATCATTCTCCTGGCTTTTGTTGTTTGTTACACAGCACAGGAAGAAACAGGCAAATCCCAGCCTTTTACACGTATGGGcaaaagcaaaactttctccAACCCTGCCCTCTCCCAGGAAAAGTCCCACCTTAGTTCGTTAGCTTGGACATACACTGTAAGCTTAACCACAGGAATTTTACACCTTAGAAAATCACCTTTTTAATTGTTTAagagacttttaaaaacattttatagaAACAGATGTTTTTTGGATAAGTAACATTCTTAAATTTTTCAAATCATTTTAGGTACACTGAAGCACAGTTTTTAAAACCTTCTTCTAACAACACTTTTCACTATGACTGAGATGACAATTTGGAATTTCTAATCATTAAGAAAtcttcagctgctctttgcaAATTCAGCCTTTGCTGTAACATAATACTCCCCAGGAAATCCCACTGAAATGTCTTAAAAGGCGGGATTACATCTAGTCATACTGATATGTAACTGAGTTGAGTAGTGGTAAGTGTGTTTAGTGATTTAAAACAACTCTTACCAGGTTTGGAATTTTCAGGGACACAAAATTCAAAAAGGTCTTGTGTAAAATATGGAGCATTATCATTATCATCCTCTATCCTGATTGTATGCACAAGTGGTACTTCCGGTGAATAACCATCTGGAGTGGTTGCAAAGCAAATGATCTGTAAGAAAAATTCAGTGCTTAAGAAACATGCAGTATTATTACAGTTTTAGTTCAATGGAGGAgtcaataaaatgaaatgaaatatagTGTGCAAAGCCCATCCTTCTCAAGAACATGCTCTTCAGGCACATGGAAGGGGATGTGACTGGTATCTTAgagtgaaagcaaaacaaaacctttgaATGCTTTCCAATCTTTCCCCCTTCCATTCTTCACACACTACAAGTATTTTAACCACTTTCTCCCTGACCCCTCCTCCAACTCTATCACTTTTTCCAAGTTTCTtgaacacattttatttcaggtGTTTACAAGGCAACCTCAATTACCAAAATTTAGATGTTATTTACAACAAAACAAGAGTAAGAGCAAAACTATTTGCCCATTGTAACATAATCTAATAAAATGCAGCAATAGGTACTGAAAATTACCTATCTGGAAGCTGTTTCTACTAATTGCCTTCTTACACTTCTCAGCCAGTAGAGAGAGCAGTGTACCTTGTTAACAGAACTGAACAGCGTGACTCAGAAAACCACAGCTGTCTAGAGTTtacctttattttgtttttctgcagataTTTTAAACGTTCCCTGAAAAATTCTTCCTAGAAGTGATACAAATCCAATAGCTCACTATATTTATGCTGCAAT
This window of the Corvus hawaiiensis isolate bCorHaw1 chromosome 26, bCorHaw1.pri.cur, whole genome shotgun sequence genome carries:
- the DSC1 gene encoding desmocollin-1 isoform X1: MAPAAPRLILGLLVLSLCCEACKKVIFHVPSELEADTLVGRVDLKECLQSAEFISSSDGNFKVLEDGSVYTTSALSLSAEKKTFTILLKDIQEQVQKKIHVSLVEEEKKTPKTRHARDTVLKRTKRRWGPIPSVMIENSLGPFPLQIQQVQSDTAQNYTIYYSATGPGIDQDPKGLFYIERETGNIFATRAVDREQYPSFQIICFATTPDGYSPEVPLVHTIRIEDDNDNAPYFTQDLFEFCVPENSKPGVVVGKVIAEDRDEPYTLHTTLKYRIVSQTPPITPAFSLHGDTGVISVLLPQLDRELVPSYTLLVEVRDMAGQPFGLCTTGTVVVKIEDTNDNAPSFKQLQYETRVEENRVSVEILRVSVVDLDEPGSPGSGAVYEIIRGNDDQAFEITTDKNTNEGILCVVKGLDYETAKQRVLVIGVNNEAPYLLAPHSQQLSQSTCSVTVHVLDVDEGPVFKPCLLRLDVKECEDIGTAIGRYVAEDPETGNSEGIRYRIPPGQCNWINIDDRSGEVRTVRVLDRDIGEMRRGQCNITVLAIDRNGKTGTGTIQVCIVPGNKNFPRITQTDYIMCRDRKPICLTAQDGDEAPYSAPFVYRITDRNLASMWKLTPHDDNSWYLSPKSDTPYGIYEIPVSVTDNGGKIGENIVRVNLCDCVTPTECDGRTRQLSGGNVTLGLWAILAMILGSLLLLLILITICGCCGAGVMHRQVTDDCANHNLIISNTEAPGEEVMDHNIIPLQNTCDQGGYGVKTGEQQTFEMVKGRGHTLESVKGGGHQTLGSVKEGGGQPMMDTCRYSYSEWHNFTHPRLGEKVHLCRQDEEQKHSEDYLLSYNYEGKGSLAGSVGCCSDQHEEEALDFLDQLEPKFRTLAETCIKR
- the DSC1 gene encoding desmocollin-1 isoform X2, coding for MAPAAPRLILGLLVLSLCCEACKKVIFHVPSELEADTLVGRVDLKECLQSAEFISSSDGNFKVLEDGSVYTTSALSLSAEKKTFTILLKDIQEQVQKKIHVSLVEEEKKTPKTRHARDTVLKRTKRRWGPIPSVMIENSLGPFPLQIQQVQSDTAQNYTIYYSATGPGIDQDPKGLFYIERETGNIFATRAVDREQYPSFQIICFATTPDGYSPEVPLVHTIRIEDDNDNAPYFTQDLFEFCVPENSKPGVVVGKVIAEDRDEPYTLHTTLKYRIVSQTPPITPAFSLHGDTGVISVLLPQLDRELVPSYTLLVEVRDMAGQPFGLCTTGTVVVKIEDTNDNAPSFKQLQYETRVEENRVSVEILRVSVVDLDEPGSPGSGAVYEIIRGNDDQAFEITTDKNTNEGILCVVKGLDYETAKQRVLVIGVNNEAPYLLAPHSQQLSQSTCSVTVHVLDVDEGPVFKPCLLRLDVKECEDIGTAIGRYVAEDPETGNSEGIRYRIPPGQCNWINIDDRSGEVRTVRVLDRDIGEMRRGQCNITVLAIDRNGKTGTGTIQVCIVPGNKNFPRITQTDYIMCRDRKPICLTAQDGDEAPYSAPFVYRITDRNLASMWKLTPHDDNSWYLSPKSDTPYGIYEIPVSVTDNGGKIGENIVRVNLCDCVTPTECDGRTRQLSGGNVTLGLWAILAMILGSLLLLLILITICGCCGAGVMHRQVTDDCANHNLIISNTEAPGEEVMDHNIIPLQNTCDQGGYGVKTGEQQTFEMVKGRGHTLESVKGGGHQTLGSVKEGGGQPMMDTCRYSYSEWHNFTHPRLGEESIRGHTLIKNN